Below is a window of Streptomyces sp. NBC_01429 DNA.
GGACCGACTCGCCCGCACGCGCGGCCGCCGCCTCCAGTTCCTCGGCGAGGACGTGGAGCGGGTGGTCGGGCGCGTCGGGTGCGGCGGATCCCGTCGTGGCCTCGGCGATCAGCAGCCGGAAGGGGGCGTCCAGCAGCTCGCCGTAGAGATCACCCGCGACGGCGCGCGCGTGGTCGGGCTGGCCGGAGAGCAGCATGCGCAGGACGGCGGCGCCCAGGCGCTGCTCCGCGGCCTGCAAGGTGCGGGAGCGCTCGGTCGTGAGGGTCAGGAGCGCTATGGCGGAGTGCACGGCGTACCGCTCCGTGGTGCCCAGGGCGGCGCCGGTGCCGACCGCGAGCGCGCCGCGCACGCGTCTGCCGGTGCCGAGGGACTGGAGTTCGACGCGGTCCTCGGCGCCCGTGTCGCCGCCGGTGTCCGTGTCGGTGTCGGTGTCGGTATCCGCTTCGGAGTCCGGGCTGGTGTCGGACGCGGCGCCGGCGCCGACCACCGCGCTGGCGGGCGCGGGCCGCTCGCGCAGCCGCCGCACCTCGGCGGTCAGCCGGGCAGCGCGGCGCGCGGCCCAGTCCGGCGCGGCGGCGACGACGGCGCCCGACGCGTCGTACAGGGCGGCCCAGCCGTCCACGTGGGCGGCGAGCCGGGCCAGCAGGGCGGCGGGCCCGTCGGCGAGGGCGGCGCGGGTCAGCTCGCGCTGGACCTCGAAGCCGGCGGTCACCGCGCGGTACTGGTCGGCGGCGATGGCCGCCGACACTGCCTTGCTGATCGCGAGGAACGGCGTGCGCCGGGGCACCCCCAACAGCGGCAGCCCCGCCTCGCGCGCCGCGGCGACGAGCGCCTCGGGCACGTCCTCGTAATTCACCCCCACCGCGAACCCGATCCCGACCACCCCGGCGCCGGTCAGCCGCCGTACGTAGCGCCGCATCGCCTCGGGGTCCTCGGCGTCCAGCGTGGTCGCCGTGATGAGCAGCAGCTCGCCGCCCTCCATGTACGGCACGGGATCGACCAGCTCACTCGCGTGCACCCAGCGCACCGGCGTCCGCAGCCGGTCCTCCCCGGCGCGCACGGTGAGGTTGAGCGCGGAGTGCTGGACGAGTGAGGCGAGGGTGGGCGGCATGGTCGAACCGTAGGGCCTTCGGAAGAATTACGACGTCCCGTATGAACGGCGTCCCCCAATTCTGCCATCTTGTACGGACCCCGCTCGCGCACAAGCGCCGGCGGGACCCGGGGGCCGGGGGCCGGACGCGGGCCCCGGACCCGGTTCAGCTCCGCAGATCCACCAGCAGCGGCGGGGCGTGCTCCCCTGCGACGGTGCGAAGGGAGAGGACTGCGTGGCCCGCGGGTACGGAGTACGCCAGCTCGGAGGCCGACCACCGTTCCCGTTCGACCTGCCGTACGGTCACGGCGTCCGTCGTCACGGCCTTGCCCGTGACGAGTTTGCGTAGCGCGTGGACGGCCCGGGTGAAGGGCTGGTCGGCGAAGACGGTGTGCTGGGCGACCTCCCGGGTCTCGACCCATTCCTTGCCCCACACTTCGGCGAAGCGCTTGCCGTCCCAGGTGGTGACGCCCGAGAAGGCCATGCAGCAGCCGACCGCGCCGAGCAGCGGGGTGTGCAGTCCTTCCGCGACGTCGTCGATGGTGCGCAGCGCGAGGACCGCGCCCGCGTTCACCGAGCGCAGTCGCCGCACGCCCCGGACCGTCTCGGGGGTGAGGGTGTGGGTGGCGTCGTCGAGGACCAGGCAGATGAAGAGCGAACGGTCCGCGCGGGCCGCCGCGACGGCGGTGAACTGGGCGAGGACGAGCCGGGCGAGCAGCCGGGACGCCTCCGCGTGGCCGCGTTCCGGCAGGTCGATCCGTACCCGTACGGGCAGTTGTTCCACGGAGCGCAGCGAGAACGGGCGCGCCTCCGGCCCGGTGGCGAAGAACTGCGCGAAGGCGGGCCGGTCGAGCAGGGCGAGCCGGTCGGTGAGCAAGGGCCCCGGGTCGCCCGCGCTCCCCGCCTGCCGGGCGCGCGCGTCGAGTTCACGGAGCAGCGCGTGGTGCTCGCTCGGGTCGAGCGCGTCGCGCAGCCGGGTGAGCGCGGACGGCACGCCGTCGAGCAGCTCCCGGAGCGCGGGCACCGGCGGGAAGTGCCCGTGGGCGGCGCGGTACGGGCCGAGCAGCTGGGCGAGCGCGGAGGCCGCCCGGCGGCTGTCGAGGGTGGGGATGTCCCCGGCCAGGCCCTCCGCGAGCAGGGCTGCCGCCTCGTCGGGGTCGGTCGTGCCCCCGTACAGATCGAAGTCGTGGCGGGAGGCGGGGTCACCGATCCTGACGACGACGTCGTACGCCTGGTCGGGGCCGAGCGGTGTGCCGGCGGCGCAGACGGTGACCACGGAGCACTGCCCGGCGAGCGCACGGAGGGCGAGGGACTCCACCACGGGCCGGACCAGCCGGCCGGACTTGCCTGCGCCGGGCGGCCCGACGGCCAGCAGCGAGGTGCCGAGGAGCGCGGGGTCCAGGGCCACACCGGAGCCGCGGCGCTCGTAGGGGTTGTGCGGGTCGTCCGCGCAACGGCCGATACGGACC
It encodes the following:
- a CDS encoding PucR family transcriptional regulator translates to MPPTLASLVQHSALNLTVRAGEDRLRTPVRWVHASELVDPVPYMEGGELLLITATTLDAEDPEAMRRYVRRLTGAGVVGIGFAVGVNYEDVPEALVAAAREAGLPLLGVPRRTPFLAISKAVSAAIAADQYRAVTAGFEVQRELTRAALADGPAALLARLAAHVDGWAALYDASGAVVAAAPDWAARRAARLTAEVRRLRERPAPASAVVGAGAASDTSPDSEADTDTDTDTDTGGDTGAEDRVELQSLGTGRRVRGALAVGTGAALGTTERYAVHSAIALLTLTTERSRTLQAAEQRLGAAVLRMLLSGQPDHARAVAGDLYGELLDAPFRLLIAEATTGSAAPDAPDHPLHVLAEELEAAAARAGESVLAVPDGDERLAVLAADGGAVVTACEAYALRESDEAGVVIGLSATTGPIATAGAYKQAEQALSVARRRGRALVEHEELATGSILPLLADDAVRAFADGMLRALREHDAKGRGDLVASLRAWLSHHGQWDAAAADLGVHRHTLRYRMRRVEEILGRSLDDADVRMELWLALKTTASGPPATP
- a CDS encoding ATP/GTP-binding protein codes for the protein MDTDGTHDAPTTPTPPPPRSAPPRPEPPRPAYAPPRPPHAPPGAPSAEAVAPASSLDDWLRTPRRGDAPGVWRYGHVPRPPEKPYGVPNRALVVGLLISLLSGTLVWTLWRHGYIPYRLVPLKLFTPRDWWFAGSFGGPRTREAERAVTVYEALLFGLLVYTCARLGNWAELFQRHVARRGQPFLGVASAVAGALVLMLVWRDALPVARPVLIVVAWIAGGELFQSQGVVNVIYVLISVGVLWPFARLGQWRALAARYAGGGPGRAPAGAGSAPARPAAASPADWPELRAAGESDAADTLTAEARAGGMNDVDVARLRHAWSVARTEPGRVGPFTDAVLRRGAAACPHPSGDRDLPGRTAPHDLLTGQVRIGRCADDPHNPYERRGSGVALDPALLGTSLLAVGPPGAGKSGRLVRPVVESLALRALAGQCSVVTVCAAGTPLGPDQAYDVVVRIGDPASRHDFDLYGGTTDPDEAAALLAEGLAGDIPTLDSRRAASALAQLLGPYRAAHGHFPPVPALRELLDGVPSALTRLRDALDPSEHHALLRELDARARQAGSAGDPGPLLTDRLALLDRPAFAQFFATGPEARPFSLRSVEQLPVRVRIDLPERGHAEASRLLARLVLAQFTAVAAARADRSLFICLVLDDATHTLTPETVRGVRRLRSVNAGAVLALRTIDDVAEGLHTPLLGAVGCCMAFSGVTTWDGKRFAEVWGKEWVETREVAQHTVFADQPFTRAVHALRKLVTGKAVTTDAVTVRQVERERWSASELAYSVPAGHAVLSLRTVAGEHAPPLLVDLRS